A single region of the Gasterosteus aculeatus chromosome 1, fGasAcu3.hap1.1, whole genome shotgun sequence genome encodes:
- the LOC120823921 gene encoding sodium/potassium-transporting ATPase subunit alpha-1: MGRGEGREQYELAATSEHCSKKKAKGKKKEKDMDELKKEVDMDDHKLTLDELNRKYATDLNNGLTCAKAAEILIRDGPNALTPPPTTPEWVKFCKQMFGGFSMLLWTGAVLCFLAYGIQAAMEDEPANDNLYLGVVLSAVVIITGCFSYYQEAKSSKIMDSFKNLVPQQALVVRDGEKKNINAEEVVVGDLVEVKGGDRIPADLRIISAHGCKVDNSSLTGESEPQTRTPDFSNENPLETRNIAFFSTNCVEGTARGVVISTGDRTVMGRIATLASGLEVGRTPISIEIEHFIHIITGVAVFLGVSFFVLSLILGYSWLEAVIFLIGIIVANVPEGLLATVTVCLTLTAKRMAKKNCLVKNLEAVETLGSTSTICSDKTGTLTQNRMTVAHMWFDNQIHEADTTENQSGTSFDKSSATWAALARVAGLCNRAVFLAEQSNLPILKRDVAGDASESALLKCIELCCGSVQEMRNKNPKISEIPFNSTNKYQLSIHKDGTPETGSNHLLVMKGAPERILDRCSSILLHGKEQPLDDELKDAFQNAYLELGGLGERVLGFCHFSLPDDQFPDGFAFDTEEVNFPTENLCFIGLMSMIDPPRAAVPDAVGKCRSAGIKVIMVTGDHPITAKAIAKGVGIISEGNETVEDIAARLNIPINEVNPRDAKACVVHGGDLKDLAPEQLDDILKYHTEIVFARTSPQQKLIIVEGCQRQGAIVAVTGDGVNDSPALKKADIGVAMGIAGSDVSKQAADMILLDDNFASIVTGVEEGRLIFDNLKKSIAYTLTSNIPEITPFLLFIIANIPLPLGTVTILCIDLGTDMVPAISLAYEAAESDIMKRQPRNPKTDKLVNERLISIAYGQIGMIQALAGFFTYFVILAENGFLPATLLGIRVNWDNKYVNDLEDSYGQQWTYEQRKIVEFTCHTAFFASIVVVQWADLIICKTRRNSVFQQGMKNKILIFGLFEETALAAFLSYCPGMDVALRMYPLKPSWWFCAFPYSLLIFIYDEIRKLILRRSPGGWVERETYY; the protein is encoded by the exons ATGGGGCGAGGA GAAGGACGCGAGCAGTATGAGCTGGCTGCGACCTCGGAGCACTGCAGCAAGAAGAAGgcgaaggggaagaagaaggagaaggataTGGATGAACTCAAGAAAGAAGTGGATATG GATGATCACAAACTGACCCTCGACGAACTCAATCGCAAGTACGCAACAGACCTCAACAAT GGTTTGACTTGCGCCAAGGCTGCTGAGATTCTGATCCGTGATGGGCCCAACgccctcactcctcctcccaccacccCCGAGTGGGTCAAGTTCTGCAAACAG ATGTTCGGCGGGTTCTCCATGCTGCTGTGGACCGGCGCCGTCCTCTGTTTCCTGGCCTACGGTATCCAGGCTGCAATGGAGGACGAGCCGGCTAATGACAAC TTGTACCTGGGCGTCGTACTTTCTGCTGTCGTCATCATCACCGGCTGCTTCTCCTACTACCAAGAGGCCAAGAGCTCCAAGATCATGGACTCCTTCAAGAACCTGGTCCcacag CAAGCTCTGGTCGTCCGCGACGGCGAGAAGAAGAACATCAACGCTGAGGAGGTGGTGGTCGGCGATTTGGTGGAGGTGAAAGGCGGAGACCGGATCCCCGCTGATCTGAGGATCATCTCTGCTCACGGCTGCAAG GTGGACAACTCCTCTCTGACCGGCGAGTCCGAGCCTCAGACTCGTACTCCTGACTTCTCCAACGAGAACCCACTGGAGACCAGGAACATTGCCTTCTTCTCCACCAACTGTGTTGAAG GAACCGCCCGCGGCGTCGTGATCAGCACCGGCGACCGTACCGTGATGGGTCGCATCGCCACGCTAGCCTCTGGCCTCGAAGTTGGACGCACCCCCATCTCAATTGAGATCGAGCACTTCATCCACATCATCACAGGCGTGGCCGTCTTCCTGGGTGTTTCCTTCTTCGTCCTCTCGCTCATCCTCGGGTACAGCTGGCTGGAGGCCGTCATCTTCCTCATCGGCATCATCGTGGCCAACGTGCCAGAAGGTCTCCTGGCCACCGTCACC GTGTGTCTGACCCTGACCGCCAAGCGCATGGCCAAGAAGAACTGCCTGGTGAAGAACTTGGAAGCTGTGGAGACCCTgggctccacctccaccatctGCTCCGACAAGACCGGCACCCTGACCCAGAACAGGATGACCGTGGCCCACATGTGGTTCGACAACCAGATCCACGAGGCCGACACCACGGAGAACCAGAGCGGGACTTCCTTCGACAAGAGCTCTGCCACCTGGGCGGCCCTAGCCCGAGTCGCCGGGCTGTGTAACCGCGCCGTCTTCCTGGCAGAGCAGTCCAACCTGCCCATCCTGAAG AGAGACGTGGCTGGCGACGCCTCAGAGTCGGCTCTGCTGAAATGTATCGAGCTGTGCTGTGGATCAGTGCAGGAGATGAGAAACAAAAACCCCAAAATTTCAGAGATCCCGTTCAACTCCACCAACAAGTACCAG CTTTCCATTCATAAGGATGGCACACCTGAAACGGGGTCCAACCACCTGCTGGTGATGAAAGGCGCCCCAGAGAGGATTCTGGACCGCTGCTCCTCCATCCTGTTGCACGGCAAAGAGCAGCCTCTGGACGACGAGCTGAAAGACGCTTTCCAGAATGCCTACCTGGAACTGGGGGGTCTGGGAGAGCGAGTGCTGG GTTTCTGCCACTTTAGCCTCCCCGACGACCAGTTCCCAGACGGCTTTGCTTTCGACACGGAGGAGGTGAACTTCCCCACTGAGAACCTTTGCTTCATCGGCCTCATGTCCATGATCGACCCCCCTCGTGCCGCCGTGCCCGATGCCGTCGGCAAATGCAGGAGCGCCGGAATCAAG GTTATCATGGTAACGGGTGATCATCCAATCACAGCCAAGGCCATTGCTAAAGGCGTGGGCATCATCTCCGAAGGCAACGAGACCGTTGAAGACATCGCGGCCCGTCTCAACATCCCAATCAACGAAGTCAACCCAAG AGATGCCAAGGCCTGCGTCGTCCACGGCGGGGACCTGAAGGATCTGGCGCCTGAGCAGCTCGACGACATCCTCAAGTACCACACAGAGATTGTTTTCGCCAGAACCTCCCCACAGCAGAAGCTGATCATCGTGGAAGGCTGCCAGAGACAG GGAGCCATTGTGGCCGTGACGGGCGACGGCGTGAACGACTCTCCCGCTCTGAAGAAGGCCGACATCGGTGTCGCTATGGGCATCGCTGGATCCGACGTCTCCAAGCAGGCCGCCGACATGATCCTGCTGGACGACAACTTTGCCTCCATCGTGACTGGGGTGGAAGAAG GCCGTCTGATCTTTGACAACTTGAAGAAGTCCATCGCCTACACTCTGACCAGTAACATCCCCGAGAtcacccccttcctcctcttcatcatcgcCAACATCCCCCTGCCCCTGGGAACCGTCACCATCCTCTGCATTGACCTGGGAACCGACATG GTCCCCGCCATCTCCCTGGCTTACGAAGCGGCCGAGAGCGACATCATGAAGCGACAGCCCAGAAACCCCAAAACAGACAAGCTGGTGAACGAGAGGCTCATCAGCATCGCCTACGGGCAGATCG GAATGATCCAGGCGCTGGCAGGCTTCTTCACCTACTTTGTGATCTTGGCTGAAAACGGCTTCCTGCCCGCCACCCTGCTGGGCATCCGAGTGAACTGGGACAATAAATACGTTAACGACCTGGAGGACAGCTACGGGCAGCAGTGG ACCTACGAGCAGAGGAAGATCGTGGAGTTCACCTGCCACACGGCCTTCTTCGCCAGCATCGTCGTCGTCCAGTGGGCCGACCTCATCATCTGCAAGACCAGGAGGAACTCTGTCTTCCAGCAGGGCATGAA GAACAAGATTCTGATCTTTGGGCTGTTTGAGGAGACCGCCCTGGCCGCCTTCCTCTCTTACTGCCCAGGCATGGACGTGGCCCTCAGAATGTACCCGCTCAA GCCCAGCTGGTGGTTCTGCGCCTTCCCTTACTCCCTGCTCATCTTTATCTACGATGAAATCCGTAAGCTGATCCTCAGACGCAGCCCGGGAG GTTGGGTGGAGCGGGAGACCTACTATTAA